In Zhaonella formicivorans, one DNA window encodes the following:
- the codB gene encoding cytosine permease — protein sequence MSTEIVKKMITQGDAEGQDFPLGEVPEHARKGMYSMATVLLGFTFFTSTMWAGGKLGVSYKFWPDLVGVMLIGNFLLGIYVAILGYIAYKTGYNSVVLSRYSFGDWGSKWPDFVFGITQIGWYAWGTATIAMVFVKMLGLSESLLIPFMIFFGFAFCWTAYIGYRGLEALSVVAVPAMTILIIWSFIISVRDVGGLEGLVKIVPKEHLTFAQALTIVFGTFVSGGTQSTNWSRFSKSAKIAIISSLAAFFVGNGLMIFAGAFGGYVYQQPDIVEVLLLQGLWLPALVMLFLNVWTTQDNTIYNFSVAGCNMFRTENRRLFNLGGAAIGTMLAIAGMYNWLVPYIILLGTFIPPIGGVIMADFFIKNKRQYPKLSQVKFKKFNYVGISAYIIGALVAKFSPGVPPINGIVASVIAYTVLDKIAVTLNLSQYHEIEREASV from the coding sequence ATGAGCACTGAAATTGTAAAAAAGATGATAACTCAAGGTGATGCTGAAGGGCAAGATTTTCCATTAGGCGAAGTGCCAGAACATGCCCGTAAGGGAATGTACTCTATGGCTACTGTATTACTGGGTTTTACATTTTTTACTTCTACCATGTGGGCCGGTGGAAAATTGGGCGTATCTTATAAATTTTGGCCTGATTTGGTTGGAGTTATGCTCATAGGAAACTTTTTGCTTGGGATTTATGTAGCCATACTTGGATATATAGCATATAAAACCGGCTACAATTCTGTGGTTCTTTCACGCTACAGTTTTGGCGATTGGGGCAGCAAGTGGCCCGACTTTGTATTTGGAATTACTCAGATAGGGTGGTATGCTTGGGGGACAGCTACCATAGCCATGGTTTTTGTTAAAATGCTGGGGCTAAGTGAAAGTTTATTAATACCTTTTATGATTTTTTTTGGGTTTGCCTTTTGCTGGACAGCGTACATTGGGTACCGCGGATTAGAGGCATTATCGGTAGTGGCAGTCCCGGCAATGACCATTTTGATAATCTGGAGTTTTATTATTTCTGTCAGGGATGTCGGTGGACTAGAAGGCTTAGTTAAAATCGTACCAAAAGAGCACTTAACTTTTGCTCAAGCATTGACGATAGTATTTGGCACATTTGTCAGTGGCGGAACGCAGTCTACTAACTGGAGTAGGTTTTCTAAAAGCGCAAAAATTGCAATAATATCTAGTCTTGCAGCATTCTTTGTGGGAAATGGGCTGATGATATTTGCAGGTGCTTTTGGGGGATATGTCTATCAGCAGCCTGATATTGTGGAAGTACTGCTGCTACAGGGTCTATGGCTTCCTGCCTTAGTAATGCTTTTTTTGAATGTATGGACAACGCAGGATAATACTATTTATAACTTTTCAGTTGCAGGATGCAATATGTTTAGGACAGAAAATCGCCGGCTTTTTAACCTGGGTGGTGCTGCAATCGGTACTATGCTTGCTATTGCCGGCATGTATAACTGGCTAGTCCCGTATATTATTCTCCTGGGGACATTTATTCCGCCTATTGGCGGCGTGATCATGGCAGATTTCTTTATCAAGAATAAAAGGCAATATCCAAAGCTTTCTCAGGTAAAATTTAAGAAATTTAACTATGTAGGAATATCTGCGTATATAATTGGTGCATTAGTTGCAAAGTTTAGTCCGGGCGTACCGCCTATTAACGGGATTGTGGCCTCTGTTATTGCTTATACTGTACTTGATAAAATAGCTGTTACTTTAAATTTATCTCAATATCATGAGATAGAACGCGAGGCCTCTGTATAG
- a CDS encoding PucR family transcriptional regulator — MGLSFREILKTDFFIGFKVLAGHGGLDKQVQGVAILDAPDGFNWTKGKEWVISSGYIFQQNPGLFESYIETDKFKEISGLGLKRRFIKNIPEHIMAAFNKYDIPLISIPEEPSWMEIMNQLNVLVMNKNIRQFNIGKINPKSFTDLPYQVRKINKILSQIEKEMNFPAMLYDLDREKAYYSSPKFKFLADGLKTEDFWNPSFSITQELLCDNLKMVRYRFYDAKYEKPYSWITVPISVGDKVKAYFVVVEATGLIDYFDQFALRIGFLLLQSLYEQILVAQNIGDKGFEKFISEIIAGHIKDDEVLVKRAIELGIDANKNYYLLEMKQTNEAVNLTGYMEELKNTVSNSINQLSTRMAVIDENSCVFLIQADDKTSMDKNLQLIKGAAKKLKQKLMQKFKDISLVYGIADISTSIYEIKRNYIRSEQAIAIGRLLYPDEDFLVYSDLGVFAWLDIKEDEMEIMLKDLNELFIKDEHKELLKTLRTYLGCQMNYSLTAKQLFVHINTVRKRIDEIKELINVDLEDPIDRLKLEILLKLLK, encoded by the coding sequence ATGGGCTTGTCGTTTAGGGAGATTTTAAAAACAGATTTTTTTATTGGCTTTAAGGTATTGGCAGGCCATGGGGGTTTGGATAAGCAGGTCCAGGGCGTGGCGATACTAGATGCACCTGACGGTTTTAACTGGACCAAGGGCAAAGAGTGGGTTATATCTTCAGGCTATATTTTTCAACAAAACCCTGGATTGTTTGAAAGCTATATTGAAACAGATAAATTTAAGGAAATTTCAGGACTAGGCCTAAAGCGGAGATTTATAAAAAATATCCCGGAACACATTATGGCAGCGTTTAACAAATATGATATACCTCTTATCAGTATACCTGAGGAGCCTTCCTGGATGGAGATCATGAACCAGCTTAATGTACTGGTTATGAATAAAAACATAAGGCAGTTCAATATTGGCAAAATCAATCCTAAAAGCTTTACCGATCTACCTTACCAGGTGCGTAAAATAAATAAGATACTTTCGCAAATTGAAAAAGAAATGAATTTTCCAGCTATGCTCTACGATTTAGATCGTGAAAAGGCGTATTACAGCTCGCCTAAATTTAAATTCTTAGCTGATGGCCTTAAAACAGAGGACTTTTGGAATCCTTCATTCAGCATTACTCAAGAGTTGTTGTGTGATAATTTAAAGATGGTAAGATACAGGTTTTATGATGCAAAATACGAGAAACCTTACAGCTGGATTACCGTGCCAATTTCCGTCGGAGACAAAGTAAAGGCATATTTTGTCGTAGTTGAGGCCACCGGGCTGATAGACTACTTTGATCAGTTTGCCTTACGGATCGGTTTTCTGCTGCTGCAGTCACTGTATGAGCAAATACTGGTGGCACAAAACATAGGCGACAAGGGATTTGAAAAGTTCATATCTGAAATTATAGCAGGGCATATAAAAGACGATGAGGTGCTGGTCAAAAGGGCAATAGAGTTGGGTATTGACGCAAATAAAAACTACTATTTGCTGGAAATGAAGCAGACAAATGAAGCAGTAAATTTGACAGGCTATATGGAGGAACTGAAAAATACTGTCAGTAACAGTATTAATCAACTGAGCACCAGAATGGCTGTTATTGACGAAAACAGCTGTGTTTTTCTGATTCAGGCGGATGATAAAACTTCTATGGACAAAAATTTGCAGCTGATCAAAGGGGCCGCAAAAAAATTAAAACAAAAATTAATGCAAAAATTTAAGGATATTAGTTTAGTGTATGGTATTGCAGATATAAGCACCAGTATTTACGAAATAAAAAGGAATTATATAAGAAGCGAGCAGGCCATAGCCATTGGCAGGCTTTTATACCCTGATGAGGATTTTCTTGTCTACTCTGATTTAGGAGTATTTGCGTGGCTAGATATTAAAGAAGATGAGATGGAAATTATGCTAAAAGATCTTAATGAGCTGTTTATAAAGGATGAGCATAAAGAATTATTAAAAACGTTAAGAACATATCTTGGCTGCCAGATGAATTACAGTCTTACGGCAAAACAGCTTTTTGTCCATATAAATACAGTAAGAAAAAGGATAGACGAGATAAAAGAACTGATTAATGTGGACTTGGAGGACCCAATAGATAGATTAAAACTTGAAATTCTACTTAAGCTGCTAAAGTAA
- a CDS encoding sigma-54 interaction domain-containing protein, which translates to MSGQPIEVESLNLSKTFTAMLDLLDDCIFIVDQKGYMVFYNRANEKLDKLERDFVIGRHITECFQLNEHTSVTLRALRNREPVLDVFQDYTTVQGHRVVSVSSSYPMFYKNELIGALTITKDITRFKKLLNIINNESAEVPLAKDPSARYTFEQIIGQSPLLINSINIARKAAKTDSPILLFGETGTGKELFAQSIHNESGINGPFVSLNCAAIPENLLEGILFGTAKGAFTGSIERAGLYEEAANGTLFLDELNSMNLSQQSKLLRVLETGRLRRVGETKERIVKARIISALNISPIKAIEQGLIRQDLFYRLGVVTIKIPSLRERREDIPLLTDYFINYYNSVFKRKVRGVSDEVIQIFLEYSWPGNVRELRHAVEHAMNLIDKEETITKEHLPYLLFEKVNVNSLQDPGQAVDIALARERGWKDLKSFVEAVEKEAIINVLKDSNGNLNKTAKKLGLSRQNLDYKLKKYGLT; encoded by the coding sequence GTGAGCGGTCAGCCGATAGAAGTAGAAAGCCTTAACCTTTCAAAGACGTTTACAGCAATGCTAGACTTATTGGACGACTGTATTTTTATTGTGGATCAAAAGGGTTACATGGTTTTTTATAACAGAGCTAATGAAAAACTCGACAAACTTGAACGGGACTTTGTAATTGGCCGGCATATTACTGAATGTTTTCAATTAAATGAACATACCAGCGTAACTTTACGGGCTTTGCGCAATCGTGAACCGGTCCTTGATGTTTTTCAGGACTACACCACAGTGCAGGGCCATCGCGTAGTTTCTGTAAGCAGTTCATACCCCATGTTTTATAAAAATGAGCTAATAGGGGCATTAACTATAACAAAAGACATAACTAGATTTAAAAAACTATTGAATATTATCAATAACGAGTCGGCAGAAGTACCATTGGCCAAAGACCCCAGTGCCCGTTACACGTTTGAGCAGATTATTGGGCAGAGCCCTTTGTTAATTAACAGCATTAATATAGCGCGTAAGGCCGCTAAAACTGATTCCCCCATTTTGCTTTTTGGGGAGACAGGCACAGGTAAAGAATTATTTGCTCAAAGCATTCACAACGAAAGCGGCATCAATGGTCCCTTTGTATCCCTAAACTGCGCGGCCATACCTGAAAATTTATTGGAAGGGATTTTATTCGGCACTGCTAAAGGAGCTTTTACTGGTTCTATAGAACGGGCCGGACTTTATGAAGAAGCTGCAAACGGTACTTTGTTTTTAGATGAGTTGAACTCCATGAATCTTAGCCAGCAGTCAAAGTTACTAAGAGTCTTGGAAACTGGCAGGTTAAGGAGAGTGGGAGAAACCAAAGAACGGATTGTTAAGGCAAGAATAATCAGCGCGCTGAATATATCCCCAATTAAAGCAATTGAGCAGGGCTTAATCCGGCAGGACCTTTTTTACCGTTTAGGCGTGGTTACAATTAAAATACCATCTTTAAGGGAGCGGCGGGAAGATATCCCCTTATTGACCGACTATTTTATCAATTATTATAACAGCGTTTTTAAACGTAAGGTACGCGGTGTTTCAGATGAAGTCATACAAATCTTTCTGGAGTACTCCTGGCCTGGTAATGTCAGGGAATTAAGGCATGCTGTAGAACATGCCATGAACCTTATTGATAAGGAGGAAACAATAACAAAAGAACACTTGCCATATCTGCTTTTTGAAAAAGTCAACGTAAATTCTTTACAAGACCCAGGCCAAGCAGTTGATATTGCATTGGCCAGGGAGAGAGGTTGGAAGGATCTGAAGTCGTTTGTGGAAGCTGTAGAAAAAGAAGCCATTATAAATGTATTAAAAGATAGTAATGGTAATTTAAATAAAACGGCAAAAAAATTAGGCTTAAGCCGGCAAAACCTTGACTATAAGCTAAAAAAGTACGGCTTAACTTAA
- a CDS encoding creatininase, whose translation MNAYLIQNLTWKEYQAKAKDGILIIPAGSTEQHGFHLPLGVDAIIASNFALRVAEKVGGVVAPTLTYGYKSQPSSGGGPLFPGTIDLNGATFTSLVKDILTEFLADGWQKIFILDAHYENEAFIAEACDLILRNPKNAFPKVLLGNWWDNIDPDLLAKIFDEVEFRGWALEHAAITETSLMMYFAPELVHQELSIDESFNPPTYQCFPLHDSLLPSSGSLYTARSSSADKGKIIVDNVVEKISSFLTKEFSELS comes from the coding sequence TTGAATGCTTATTTAATCCAAAACTTAACCTGGAAAGAATACCAAGCCAAAGCCAAAGATGGTATTTTAATAATTCCTGCCGGTTCCACTGAACAGCATGGTTTTCACCTGCCGCTCGGTGTAGATGCTATAATAGCTTCAAACTTTGCTTTACGGGTTGCAGAAAAAGTAGGTGGAGTTGTCGCACCAACTCTAACTTATGGCTATAAATCCCAGCCTAGCAGCGGCGGCGGGCCCCTTTTCCCTGGAACCATTGATCTGAATGGCGCCACTTTTACATCTTTAGTCAAAGATATATTAACGGAGTTTTTAGCTGATGGCTGGCAAAAGATCTTTATTCTGGATGCACATTATGAAAACGAAGCTTTTATAGCCGAAGCCTGTGATTTGATTTTACGTAACCCAAAAAACGCTTTTCCTAAAGTATTGCTTGGCAACTGGTGGGACAATATAGACCCTGATTTATTGGCGAAAATATTCGATGAAGTTGAATTCCGCGGTTGGGCCTTAGAGCATGCTGCCATTACTGAAACTTCTTTGATGATGTATTTTGCACCTGAACTGGTCCATCAAGAATTAAGCATTGATGAAAGTTTTAATCCACCGACTTACCAGTGTTTCCCTTTGCATGATTCATTATTGCCATCTTCTGGTTCTCTCTACACTGCTAGGTCTAGCTCTGCTGATAAAGGAAAAATTATTGTAGACAATGTCGTAGAAAAAATAAGTTCTTTTCTGACAAAAGAATTTAGTGAATTGTCTTAG
- a CDS encoding DUF5058 family protein, translating into MDYLKIANSAPMWMAAALAIILVLFQAVIFAKKSYETGKRIGLTEDQMKSAMKSSLITSIGPSFVILTGLLSLLVTVGGPMAWMRLSFIGSVMFELMAAGFGTEAAGVKMGIDQMTNVAFANAVWTMILGSIGWIIFATLTADKMDKVQAKIAKGDQGLIKAISIAAMLGSFGSLVSGHLAAVNKNTVAALAGGAIMLVLSPLADKKKIKWLKEWALAIALFGGMLVALAF; encoded by the coding sequence ATGGATTACTTAAAGATTGCCAATAGCGCTCCTATGTGGATGGCAGCTGCCCTGGCAATAATTTTGGTCTTATTTCAAGCTGTTATCTTTGCCAAGAAATCCTATGAAACAGGCAAGAGAATCGGTTTAACAGAAGACCAAATGAAAAGTGCCATGAAGAGCAGCCTGATCACGTCCATAGGACCATCATTTGTTATTTTAACAGGGCTATTGTCACTGCTTGTCACCGTAGGTGGACCGATGGCCTGGATGAGGTTGTCATTCATAGGATCGGTAATGTTTGAGCTGATGGCAGCAGGCTTTGGTACGGAAGCGGCAGGAGTAAAAATGGGTATAGACCAAATGACAAACGTGGCTTTTGCCAACGCTGTCTGGACCATGATCCTCGGTTCAATAGGCTGGATTATATTTGCGACCTTGACTGCCGACAAAATGGACAAGGTCCAAGCAAAAATAGCCAAAGGCGATCAAGGTCTTATTAAGGCAATATCAATTGCAGCTATGCTGGGCTCCTTTGGTTCCTTGGTATCAGGACATCTGGCTGCAGTAAATAAAAATACCGTTGCGGCACTGGCAGGAGGGGCGATCATGCTGGTTCTGTCCCCGTTAGCAGACAAGAAAAAAATCAAATGGCTGAAAGAGTGGGCCCTGGCAATAGCGCTGTTTGGCGGGATGCTAGTAGCTTTGGCATTTTAG
- a CDS encoding amidohydrolase, whose protein sequence is MQKADVLCYLEQKKDELNEISHKIWSNPEVSGEEKESADLFRILLAENGFEVKEIEGMEHAFIAEYGSGAPVIAVLGEYDALPGLSQAVDTKFNPIKQNGPGHGCGHNLLGTAALGAVLAVKKYLEETKLSGTIRFYGCPEEETLAGKVKMIKKGAFEGCDLALSWHPMAANTALEHAFLAMNSIKFRFHGISSHAGQSPEAGRSALDAVELMNVGANYLREHVIEKARIHYTITNAGGAPNIVPKEAESWYYVRAPFRKDVEEITERLFKVAKGAAMMTETTVDYEVISGCYEMLPNKVLFDLTYQNMLEIGAPKYTEEELAFAKALQETLDPQAVAGETKKLMPEANGEEANIHQGVLEKEKANSVVVAGSSDSGDVSWIMPMNLFLTACFPLGVANHSWQATASSGSSIGMKGMHFAAKVLSGIMYDLLNDPSIVNAAKAEFNKRTERRKYVSPLK, encoded by the coding sequence TTGCAAAAGGCTGACGTATTATGCTATTTGGAGCAGAAAAAAGATGAATTAAATGAAATAAGCCATAAAATATGGAGCAATCCGGAGGTTTCAGGGGAAGAAAAGGAGTCTGCTGACTTATTCAGGATATTACTGGCGGAAAATGGCTTTGAAGTCAAGGAAATTGAGGGCATGGAACACGCCTTTATAGCAGAATACGGCAGTGGTGCTCCGGTCATTGCAGTGCTGGGAGAATATGACGCGCTGCCCGGACTGTCACAGGCAGTTGATACAAAATTTAACCCAATAAAGCAAAACGGCCCTGGTCATGGCTGCGGGCATAATTTGCTTGGTACGGCGGCATTAGGCGCAGTGCTGGCAGTCAAAAAATATTTGGAAGAGACAAAGCTTAGTGGGACAATCAGGTTTTACGGCTGTCCTGAAGAAGAAACATTAGCAGGTAAGGTAAAGATGATCAAGAAGGGCGCCTTTGAGGGTTGTGATTTGGCCTTAAGCTGGCATCCAATGGCTGCAAACACTGCGCTGGAACATGCATTTTTAGCAATGAATTCCATTAAGTTCAGGTTTCATGGCATATCGTCTCACGCCGGCCAATCACCGGAGGCAGGGAGGAGCGCTTTGGATGCCGTAGAGCTTATGAATGTGGGGGCAAACTATTTAAGGGAACATGTCATAGAAAAAGCCCGCATCCATTACACTATTACCAATGCCGGCGGGGCACCGAACATTGTGCCAAAGGAAGCTGAGTCATGGTATTATGTAAGGGCACCTTTCAGAAAGGACGTAGAAGAGATAACGGAACGACTGTTCAAGGTGGCCAAGGGGGCAGCCATGATGACAGAAACCACGGTAGACTATGAAGTGATTAGCGGTTGCTATGAAATGCTGCCTAATAAAGTGCTATTTGATTTAACCTATCAAAACATGTTGGAAATAGGTGCGCCTAAGTATACTGAGGAAGAACTGGCCTTTGCCAAAGCTCTTCAAGAGACATTAGACCCGCAAGCAGTAGCAGGTGAAACAAAAAAACTTATGCCTGAAGCTAACGGTGAAGAAGCAAATATCCATCAAGGGGTATTAGAAAAGGAAAAGGCAAATTCTGTGGTAGTTGCTGGTTCCTCAGACAGCGGGGACGTATCCTGGATCATGCCGATGAACTTGTTTCTTACTGCTTGTTTTCCATTGGGGGTAGCTAATCACTCCTGGCAGGCGACGGCTTCATCGGGCTCATCTATAGGAATGAAAGGAATGCATTTTGCAGCTAAAGTTTTGTCCGGCATTATGTATGACTTGTTAAACGACCCAAGCATAGTAAACGCTGCCAAAGCTGAGTTTAATAAGCGGACGGAAAGAAGAAAGTATGTTAGCCCGTTAAAATAG
- a CDS encoding M24 family metallopeptidase, protein MLQMSDLERTKIIRNGEKVKPTFSRTEMDRRNAKLRQFMAENDIDAVLFTSYHNINYYSDFLYTAFGRNYGLIVTQDKHVTVSANIDAGMPWRRSYDDNIVYTDWQRDNFQYACKKIICEEAGIKKGRLGIEEDHMTIDLRRKIQDAFPDFELVDVAQAVMKHRMIKSPEEIQHIKNGAHVCDVGGFAIKEAIAEGVPEYELALVGTAAMTREIAKLYPHAELRDTWVWFQSGINTDGAHNWATTRKIQNGDILSLNTFSMIAGYYTALERTMFFGNVSDAHMKYWEINIAVYKRGLEILKPGIKCKDVCAELNEIYREYNLLPYRTFGYGHSFGVLSHYYGREAGLELREDIETVLEPGMVISMEPMIMIPEGQPGAGGYREHDILVITENGAENITGFPVGPEHNIVKK, encoded by the coding sequence ATGTTGCAAATGAGCGATCTGGAAAGGACTAAAATTATCCGCAACGGAGAAAAAGTCAAGCCCACTTTTTCCAGGACGGAGATGGACCGGCGCAATGCCAAGCTACGTCAGTTTATGGCTGAAAATGATATTGATGCAGTATTGTTTACTTCTTACCATAACATTAACTATTACAGCGACTTTTTATATACGGCATTCGGTAGGAACTACGGCCTTATTGTCACTCAAGACAAACATGTAACGGTTAGTGCAAATATTGATGCCGGCATGCCTTGGCGTCGCAGTTATGACGACAATATCGTTTATACCGACTGGCAGCGGGACAATTTCCAGTATGCCTGCAAAAAAATCATTTGCGAGGAGGCTGGTATTAAAAAGGGTCGTCTGGGAATTGAAGAGGATCACATGACAATAGACCTGCGGAGAAAAATCCAGGATGCATTCCCTGATTTTGAACTGGTTGATGTAGCCCAAGCGGTAATGAAACACCGGATGATTAAATCCCCCGAGGAAATTCAACATATTAAAAACGGCGCGCATGTATGTGATGTGGGAGGATTTGCAATTAAAGAAGCCATTGCCGAAGGGGTGCCTGAATATGAACTGGCCCTTGTCGGCACAGCGGCTATGACCCGTGAAATTGCCAAGCTCTACCCCCATGCAGAATTAAGAGATACCTGGGTATGGTTCCAGTCGGGCATCAATACTGATGGTGCTCACAACTGGGCTACTACCAGAAAAATTCAAAACGGAGATATCTTAAGTCTCAACACTTTTTCTATGATTGCCGGTTACTATACTGCTCTGGAGCGGACTATGTTCTTTGGGAATGTATCTGATGCCCATATGAAATATTGGGAAATAAATATAGCTGTATATAAGCGTGGCCTTGAAATTCTTAAGCCCGGCATCAAATGTAAAGACGTCTGCGCTGAATTAAACGAAATCTATCGTGAATACAACTTATTGCCGTATCGTACTTTCGGCTACGGCCATTCCTTCGGAGTACTCAGTCACTATTATGGTCGTGAAGCAGGGCTTGAACTGCGCGAAGACATTGAAACTGTCTTAGAACCAGGCATGGTCATTTCCATGGAACCTATGATTATGATTCCTGAGGGACAACCAGGGGCAGGTGGATACCGCGAGCATGACATCCTAGTAATTACAGAAAACGGAGCAGAAAATATTACCGGCTTCCCCGTTGGCCCAGAGCATAATATTGTGAAAAAATAA
- a CDS encoding trimethylamine methyltransferase family protein — protein sequence MTAKSLYVRANYEVNQTPQFKVLSDDQCEEIYLGALETLERTGADVYSKEALELLAKGGCWVDGTRVRFPSYVVEKAIRSVPSRIVISDRNGVRTMFLEDHNIYYGPGSGSEFIIDFFNGERRRPQKSDVELVGRIVDAMPNMDFAMELGTCMDVTPTLADVHAFEALVRNTTKPIIQPAYGVKQCQDILDMAAAVAGSLKDLQQNPFIIFYTETSSPLRHFEEALDKTIFAAKNSIPNIYAPSTFAGGVAPVTLAGTILIALADNLVGLVVSQLAREGAPFIMGGIVSTVDISDGMPSYGAPEASLLAAGFSNVASYLGLLCSSIAGCSDSKCFDAQMGLEAASSLLVGGLSGSNIIQKSGKLEYGATGSLELIVMNDETIGMVKRILRGIQVNDETMAVDVIDCVGPGGHFLGEEHTMKYFRTEFWRPTLMNRFRYDEWKANGGKTMAQRVKEKTQNIINNHRPEPLPEKTLAEIKAIVERAESREATRKKK from the coding sequence ATGACTGCAAAAAGTTTATACGTCCGGGCAAATTACGAAGTGAATCAGACTCCTCAGTTTAAAGTGTTGAGCGATGACCAGTGTGAAGAGATATATTTAGGTGCACTGGAGACTTTGGAAAGGACTGGTGCTGATGTGTATAGTAAAGAAGCACTGGAACTCTTGGCTAAAGGTGGTTGCTGGGTAGACGGAACTAGAGTGCGTTTTCCCTCATATGTGGTTGAAAAAGCTATTAGGTCAGTCCCTTCCCGTATTGTCATCAGCGATCGTAACGGGGTGCGCACCATGTTCTTGGAAGATCATAACATTTACTATGGTCCTGGTTCGGGCAGCGAATTTATTATAGATTTTTTCAACGGGGAAAGGCGAAGACCGCAAAAATCAGATGTTGAACTAGTTGGCCGGATAGTTGATGCGATGCCAAACATGGATTTTGCCATGGAACTGGGCACCTGTATGGACGTTACTCCAACCTTGGCCGATGTACATGCTTTTGAGGCGCTGGTCAGGAATACAACTAAGCCCATTATTCAACCGGCCTATGGGGTAAAACAATGCCAGGACATATTGGATATGGCTGCGGCTGTTGCAGGAAGCTTAAAGGATCTGCAACAGAACCCTTTTATTATTTTCTATACCGAAACTAGTTCCCCTTTGCGCCATTTTGAAGAAGCCCTTGATAAGACAATTTTTGCGGCCAAGAATAGCATCCCTAATATCTACGCTCCGAGTACCTTTGCCGGTGGCGTAGCTCCCGTCACTTTGGCAGGAACAATTTTAATTGCGTTGGCAGATAATTTGGTTGGGTTAGTGGTAAGCCAATTAGCACGAGAAGGTGCTCCTTTTATCATGGGAGGTATTGTTTCGACTGTAGATATTTCCGATGGTATGCCCTCTTACGGAGCTCCTGAAGCCAGCTTATTGGCGGCGGGATTTTCTAACGTAGCAAGTTATTTGGGACTGCTATGCAGCAGCATAGCTGGCTGTTCCGATTCAAAATGTTTTGATGCCCAGATGGGACTGGAAGCAGCATCCTCACTCTTAGTAGGGGGTTTAAGCGGCTCCAACATTATTCAAAAAAGCGGCAAATTAGAATATGGTGCTACCGGCTCTCTAGAGCTGATTGTTATGAACGATGAAACTATTGGAATGGTCAAAAGAATTCTAAGGGGAATACAGGTTAATGATGAGACAATGGCAGTTGATGTGATAGATTGTGTAGGTCCAGGGGGTCATTTCTTAGGTGAAGAACATACCATGAAATATTTTAGGACTGAGTTTTGGAGGCCTACACTGATGAACAGGTTCCGTTACGATGAATGGAAAGCAAATGGCGGCAAGACCATGGCGCAGCGTGTTAAGGAAAAGACTCAGAATATTATCAATAACCACCGGCCTGAGCCTTTGCCGGAAAAAACATTAGCGGAGATTAAAGCAATTGTGGAAAGGGCCGAATCCAGGGAAGCTACCCGAAAAAAGAAATAA